One Lactobacillus crispatus DNA segment encodes these proteins:
- the ubiE gene encoding bifunctional demethylmenaquinone methyltransferase/2-methoxy-6-polyprenyl-1,4-benzoquinol methylase UbiE, translating into MLTNKVPEQDVHDLFTRVAPKYDLMNNIVSLGIQKSWRKKFLRQLDLNKNSICLDLCCGSADSTIDLAKKAKLVTGLDFNQEMLKIAQKKIRQKQLQSKIKLIAGDAMNLPFAANSFDCVTICFGLRNVPNAAKTIQESYRVLKPGGQFAVLEMSQPTNALVKLGWQAYFKIFPYFAKLTHGNIKDYQYLSKTSKEFLSAEQLKKLLEQNGFTRVAVTKLTYGAGAIHVGRKD; encoded by the coding sequence ATGCTAACGAATAAAGTGCCAGAACAAGATGTGCATGACCTGTTTACTAGGGTCGCGCCTAAGTATGATTTGATGAATAATATTGTTAGTTTAGGGATTCAAAAGAGTTGGCGTAAGAAATTTTTACGGCAGTTAGATTTAAATAAAAATTCTATTTGCTTAGATTTGTGTTGTGGTAGCGCTGATTCAACTATTGATTTGGCTAAAAAAGCTAAATTAGTGACTGGTCTAGATTTTAACCAGGAGATGTTGAAGATTGCCCAAAAAAAGATTCGTCAAAAGCAGCTGCAGTCCAAGATAAAGTTGATTGCAGGGGATGCAATGAATTTACCTTTTGCAGCTAATAGTTTTGATTGTGTAACTATTTGTTTTGGTCTACGCAATGTTCCTAATGCGGCCAAAACAATACAAGAAAGCTATCGTGTACTTAAGCCAGGTGGGCAATTTGCTGTTTTAGAAATGTCTCAGCCCACTAATGCATTAGTTAAATTGGGCTGGCAAGCTTATTTTAAAATTTTTCCGTATTTTGCTAAGTTGACACACGGTAATATCAAGGACTACCAGTATTTGTCAAAAACAAGTAAAGAATTTCTCTCGGCTGAGCAATTAAAAAAGCTACTTGAGCAAAATGGTTTTACTCGAGTAGCGGTTACTAAGTTAACTTACGGTGCAGGTGCGATTCATGTAGGACGCAAAGATTAA
- a CDS encoding polyprenyl synthetase family protein codes for MNNSQPWQKYPLIRKPLEEVNQLIQATIRTPYSDLQDALLEMASNGGKYLRPSLLILSAQIASKKETVSKQIIQLASSIEILHMASLIHDDIIDDSDERRGKISIQARFGKDTAVYAGDLLFTHFFDLILNAISEQDYMIKNAHTMHHLLAGELGQMAERFNLSQDFNDYLTNVKGKTAALFRLAAEEGSHFGNGDEQTTQALASFGENLGIAFQIVDDILDYTGGKHLNKPTLEDLTTGVYSLPILLALSKKELREQLVPLLEKKRQMSKNDIEQIQKILLNSSVIEETHALAEQYTNRALANLAQLPQTNATVLLKKMTRKLVNRTL; via the coding sequence ATGAATAACTCTCAACCTTGGCAAAAATATCCACTTATTCGTAAACCGCTTGAAGAAGTTAATCAATTAATTCAGGCAACCATCCGCACTCCATATTCAGACTTGCAAGATGCACTCCTTGAAATGGCTAGTAACGGTGGTAAATATTTACGGCCTAGTTTACTAATTTTGTCAGCTCAAATTGCTAGCAAAAAAGAAACTGTATCAAAACAAATTATTCAACTTGCCTCATCAATCGAAATTTTGCATATGGCCTCATTAATTCATGATGATATCATTGACGATTCTGACGAGCGCCGCGGTAAAATTAGCATCCAAGCCCGTTTTGGCAAAGACACCGCAGTTTACGCTGGCGACTTGCTTTTTACGCACTTTTTTGACCTAATTTTGAACGCCATTTCCGAACAAGATTACATGATCAAAAATGCTCACACAATGCATCATTTACTGGCTGGCGAATTAGGCCAAATGGCTGAACGTTTTAACCTAAGCCAAGATTTCAACGACTACTTAACTAATGTTAAAGGAAAGACAGCTGCACTTTTTCGTTTAGCTGCCGAAGAAGGGAGTCATTTTGGCAATGGAGATGAGCAAACTACTCAAGCTTTAGCCTCCTTTGGTGAAAACTTAGGCATTGCTTTTCAAATTGTTGACGACATTCTTGATTACACTGGCGGTAAGCACCTGAACAAGCCAACGCTAGAAGATTTGACTACCGGCGTCTACTCTCTACCTATTCTGCTAGCTCTTAGCAAAAAGGAATTACGAGAGCAATTAGTACCGCTACTTGAAAAAAAGCGACAAATGAGCAAAAACGATATCGAACAAATCCAAAAGATTTTGCTAAACAGCTCAGTCATTGAAGAAACTCATGCCTTAGCTGAACAATATACTAATCGGGCATTAGCTAACTTAGCCCAACTGCCGCAAACTAATGCGACCGTCTTGCTCAAAAAGATGACGCGTAAATTAGTCAATCGAACGCTTTAA
- a CDS encoding prenyltransferase: MSLSVFLELIEIKAKTASVIPFFLGMCYSVYYYHQVNWGFALVFFIAMLLFNMVVDMFDNYCDYYHADSKNYQEKTNIIGRENISPNLVLGLIISFSLIAILLGLYLVAKVGLPVLWMGLFCFMVGYLYSFGPHPISSLPLGELFSGFTMGFMIVLLSVYINSFQAFDWNWITIGRIFLLALADELWISNLMLANNLCDAQEDEDNHRTTIIHFIGKKGGLIAFSVKNILAFLVIFLLPFLGIAPKTVWLTVIIVPFVYKQNKILIGKQVKTETFITGVKTLLVGSLTYLITYFLGILF; the protein is encoded by the coding sequence ATGTCATTAAGTGTATTTTTAGAATTAATTGAGATTAAAGCAAAAACCGCTAGTGTCATTCCCTTTTTCTTAGGGATGTGCTACAGCGTGTATTATTATCACCAGGTTAACTGGGGATTTGCCCTAGTCTTCTTCATTGCAATGCTACTATTTAACATGGTAGTAGATATGTTTGATAACTACTGTGATTATTATCACGCAGATAGCAAGAATTACCAAGAGAAGACTAACATTATCGGGCGAGAAAATATTTCACCTAATTTAGTTCTGGGATTAATTATTTCCTTTAGTCTTATTGCAATTTTATTAGGTTTGTATCTAGTCGCTAAAGTAGGCTTGCCTGTATTGTGGATGGGCTTGTTCTGTTTTATGGTTGGTTATTTATATTCATTTGGTCCGCATCCTATTTCTAGCTTGCCACTAGGTGAATTGTTCTCTGGTTTCACAATGGGCTTCATGATTGTCCTGCTCAGTGTTTATATCAATAGTTTTCAAGCTTTTGATTGGAACTGGATCACAATCGGTCGTATCTTCTTATTAGCTTTAGCTGATGAATTATGGATTTCTAATTTAATGCTAGCTAATAACTTATGCGATGCCCAAGAGGACGAGGATAATCACCGCACCACAATTATTCACTTTATTGGTAAAAAAGGTGGCTTGATTGCTTTTAGTGTCAAAAATATTTTAGCATTTTTGGTAATCTTCCTCCTACCGTTCTTGGGAATTGCTCCTAAGACGGTTTGGTTAACAGTAATAATTGTACCGTTCGTTTATAAGCAGAACAAGATCTTAATTGGCAAGCAAGTTAAGACAGAGACATTTATCACAGGAGTAAAAACGTTGCTAGTTGGTTCACTGACTTACTTAATAACTTACTTTTTAGGAATTCTATTTTAG
- a CDS encoding NAD(P)/FAD-dependent oxidoreductase, with protein MKTVVVLGAGFAGLKTVVALQKKLREQVKIILVDRNPYHYETIRLYEVATGEIPYTGMSYEINDVINPKMTTVITDEVEKVNIADKTVELKDHAPLKYDYCVVGLGFTLSNMGIKGVTENALPMSNVKQAEAIRDHLYAEMKAYRQDHDSKHLSVVICGAGFQAIELGNAIAKVRPELAQMAGAQPDEITIRMIDGSPRLLPMFQGKLLDYALNTIKKNKVEIIKPAYVNEVTSTSVLYKMANEKDNAELQEIKAGTRIWMMGFSGSPVIEASGFKNRRGRVMVGDHLTAPESDDIYVLGDVSSVMVPGKKWPYPNTGQLALSMANYAAKDIKSRIMGQTRPDKYAYHDLGVVVNLGNSEAAGLAMGHAFKGYFAATLKKITIDKSVLETGGIKETMAIGQFDFYH; from the coding sequence ATGAAAACAGTTGTAGTTTTAGGTGCTGGTTTTGCCGGCTTGAAAACAGTTGTCGCTTTGCAAAAGAAGTTGCGTGAACAAGTTAAGATTATCTTGGTTGACCGTAATCCATACCACTACGAAACAATTCGCTTATATGAAGTGGCTACTGGCGAAATTCCCTACACTGGGATGTCATATGAAATTAATGATGTAATTAATCCGAAGATGACTACTGTGATTACGGATGAAGTTGAAAAAGTTAATATTGCTGATAAAACAGTTGAGTTAAAGGATCATGCTCCACTTAAATATGACTATTGTGTTGTTGGCTTAGGCTTTACCTTGAGCAATATGGGCATTAAAGGTGTAACCGAAAATGCTTTGCCAATGAGCAATGTAAAACAAGCTGAAGCTATTCGCGACCACCTTTATGCTGAAATGAAAGCTTATCGCCAAGACCATGATTCTAAACACCTGTCAGTAGTAATTTGTGGGGCAGGTTTTCAAGCAATTGAATTAGGAAATGCCATTGCAAAGGTTCGCCCAGAACTAGCTCAAATGGCTGGCGCCCAACCAGATGAAATTACCATCAGAATGATTGATGGTTCGCCACGTCTTTTGCCAATGTTCCAAGGTAAATTGCTTGATTACGCTTTAAACACAATTAAGAAAAATAAAGTCGAAATTATTAAGCCAGCTTATGTTAATGAAGTAACCTCTACCTCGGTTTTGTATAAAATGGCTAATGAAAAAGACAATGCTGAACTGCAAGAAATTAAGGCAGGTACTAGAATCTGGATGATGGGCTTTAGTGGCAGTCCAGTAATTGAGGCATCTGGATTTAAGAACCGTCGTGGTCGGGTCATGGTTGGTGATCATTTAACCGCGCCAGAAAGTGATGATATCTACGTCTTAGGCGATGTTTCAAGCGTCATGGTTCCTGGTAAGAAATGGCCATATCCTAACACTGGTCAATTGGCTCTTTCAATGGCTAACTACGCTGCAAAAGATATTAAAAGCAGAATTATGGGTCAAACTAGACCGGATAAATATGCTTACCATGACTTAGGTGTAGTAGTTAACTTGGGTAATTCAGAAGCCGCAGGATTGGCAATGGGGCATGCTTTTAAAGGATACTTTGCAGCAACTCTTAAGAAGATTACCATTGATAAGTCGGTTCTTGAAACTGGTGGTATTAAAGAAACAATGGCGATTGGTCAATTTGACTTCTATCACTAA
- a CDS encoding IS3 family transposase encodes MHYYNHDRIKTVLKNHTPIEYRNMVLNKAVQ; translated from the coding sequence ATTCATTACTACAATCATGATAGAATTAAAACAGTACTAAAAAACCATACTCCGATAGAATATCGAAATATGGTTTTAAATAAAGCAGTTCAATAA
- a CDS encoding Rpn family recombination-promoting nuclease/putative transposase — MPHQEDKVSILDVLITDSRGRRYNVEMQVAHKADMDKRARQYLFKMMEDGFLRRKQEYGELHAAYVIFILPFDPKGKGLKRYTFVYTAKEDPSVELNDDSAIIYLNTKGTKGEIRPELDDLYRMIEGKPTSNGKLVSRIKKSMNNYRRTEEWRQHVMNTEEVAEAAKQLGMEEGMHEATVAAIHKTINMLRRMKRSPKQILQELEQDYGNEFSEEELADFVKNA; from the coding sequence ATGCCACACCAAGAAGATAAAGTTTCGATTCTTGATGTCCTGATTACGGATAGCAGAGGCAGGCGTTACAATGTGGAAATGCAGGTCGCGCATAAAGCAGACATGGATAAACGAGCCAGGCAATACCTGTTCAAGATGATGGAAGATGGCTTTTTACGACGAAAACAAGAATATGGCGAGCTGCACGCTGCATATGTAATTTTTATTCTGCCGTTTGATCCCAAAGGAAAAGGCTTGAAGCGATATACTTTTGTTTATACTGCTAAGGAAGACCCGTCAGTTGAATTAAATGACGATTCTGCGATAATATATTTAAACACAAAAGGAACAAAAGGCGAGATCAGACCTGAGCTTGATGACCTTTATCGCATGATTGAAGGCAAGCCAACTTCAAATGGAAAACTCGTCAGTCGAATCAAAAAGTCGATGAACAATTATCGTAGAACCGAAGAATGGAGGCAACACGTCATGAACACAGAAGAAGTAGCAGAAGCAGCAAAGCAGCTTGGCATGGAGGAAGGCATGCATGAGGCAACTGTTGCAGCAATCCATAAAACGATTAACATGCTTAGAAGGATGAAGCGCAGTCCCAAGCAAATCTTGCAAGAATTAGAACAAGATTATGGCAATGAATTTTCTGAAGAAGAACTAGCAGACTTTGTGAAAAACGCCTAG
- a CDS encoding LysR family transcriptional regulator, protein MNNPEELQHFLDVLLKESNFTRAAKELYISQPYLTQLIGRIEKKLGTKIINRDERPYTLTPAGLIYYQYLENVSYNKQQLGRKLEAYTHPDQQIIKIGILESLGTYLLPEILPQFLQENPNVKIQLFENFPRENERRLLNGELDCYIGQTPEALDSSLDVVAGGGERYYVVISPASPYYQAGKFILNSDEPDLKEVLQEPLVLSSPGSAIRHQVNGLFQRLRLEKNIVMESNSIITATNLAIHGVGITISSASIIRRMEQTPINLLPLDRKLMDVVFFIASKSGEKSPALENLISIFQKTRLQAKIG, encoded by the coding sequence ATGAATAATCCTGAAGAATTACAACATTTTTTAGATGTTCTGCTAAAAGAGAGTAACTTTACTAGGGCAGCTAAAGAATTATATATTTCCCAGCCTTATTTAACGCAGCTAATTGGACGAATTGAGAAAAAATTAGGCACCAAGATCATCAACCGAGATGAAAGACCCTACACGTTAACTCCTGCAGGCTTAATTTACTACCAATATTTGGAGAATGTTTCATATAATAAACAGCAATTAGGGCGCAAGCTGGAGGCATATACTCATCCTGACCAACAGATAATTAAAATCGGCATTTTAGAGAGCTTAGGTACATATTTATTGCCAGAAATTTTGCCGCAATTTTTGCAAGAAAACCCCAACGTCAAGATTCAGCTATTTGAAAATTTCCCCAGAGAAAATGAAAGAAGATTGCTTAATGGCGAGCTGGATTGTTATATTGGTCAGACGCCAGAAGCACTTGACTCGAGTTTAGATGTGGTTGCGGGTGGCGGGGAACGCTATTACGTAGTGATTTCGCCAGCCTCACCATATTACCAAGCAGGAAAGTTTATCTTAAATTCGGATGAACCTGATCTAAAAGAGGTACTGCAGGAGCCTTTAGTGTTGAGTTCACCTGGTTCAGCTATCCGGCATCAAGTTAATGGCTTATTTCAGAGATTAAGACTCGAAAAAAATATTGTGATGGAGTCTAATAGTATTATTACTGCAACTAACTTAGCAATTCACGGCGTGGGTATTACCATTTCTTCGGCAAGTATTATCAGAAGAATGGAACAAACGCCAATTAACTTGTTGCCACTAGATCGAAAGTTAATGGATGTTGTCTTTTTCATTGCTAGCAAAAGCGGTGAAAAGTCGCCAGCATTAGAAAACCTAATTTCAATTTTTCAAAAGACGCGTTTACAAGCAAAAATAGGATAA
- a CDS encoding phosphatase PAP2 family protein, whose amino-acid sequence MINTKRPPKDTLIPGICFVVIYAVWAALVSSGSQFIHNFDNAVVSIVCNNNPANVAFAKDFTNLGNTSVITIETIIVFIVLLVFKQYAYAWFTAGVMICANGYNWIVKHAVMRQRPTVKHLVYADGYSFPSGHSVGSAALFGVLIILTILLIKSKFWKTLLIIIWALFPLMIGYTRIFVHVHYPSDVFGGWIEGITFVLLGYSFLYHFYIEPKMIDMKRKQ is encoded by the coding sequence TTGATTAATACGAAACGACCACCTAAGGACACCCTAATACCTGGTATCTGCTTCGTGGTTATTTATGCTGTCTGGGCCGCACTGGTTTCATCCGGCTCACAATTTATTCACAATTTTGATAATGCTGTGGTCAGCATTGTTTGCAACAATAATCCAGCTAATGTCGCTTTTGCTAAAGATTTTACTAATCTCGGCAATACAAGCGTGATCACAATTGAAACAATCATTGTTTTCATAGTTTTACTGGTCTTTAAGCAATATGCATACGCTTGGTTTACCGCTGGTGTCATGATCTGTGCTAATGGCTATAATTGGATTGTCAAGCACGCGGTGATGCGGCAGCGTCCAACGGTCAAGCACTTAGTTTATGCGGATGGTTATAGTTTTCCATCGGGGCACTCAGTTGGTAGCGCGGCGCTATTTGGTGTTTTGATTATCCTAACTATTCTGCTAATCAAGAGCAAGTTTTGGAAAACGCTGTTGATTATTATCTGGGCTTTATTCCCACTGATGATTGGCTACACCAGAATTTTCGTCCACGTGCATTATCCATCTGATGTATTCGGCGGTTGGATTGAAGGAATTACCTTTGTACTGCTTGGTTATTCCTTCCTCTATCACTTCTACATTGAGCCGAAGATGATCGACATGAAACGAAAACAATAG
- the leuS gene encoding leucine--tRNA ligase: MYNHKVIEKKWQDYWAKHDTFKTGTDPDKKNYYALDMFPFPSGKGLHVGHPEGYTATDIVSRMKRAQGYNVLHPMGWDAFGLPTEQYALKTGEDPEVVTKNNIANFKRQLNKLGFSYDWDREVTTSDPNYYKWTQWVFEQMYKKGLAYEAEVPVNWSPDLGTVVANEEVIDGKTERGGYPVYRKNMRQWMLKMTAYADRLLEDLDDLDWPEPVKEMQRNWIGRSEGAQVTFKVKDSDKTFDVFTTRPDTLFGCSYTVLAPESKLVQEITTPEQKEAVDAYIKKIESKSDLERTDLNKDKTGVFTGAYAINPVNGKEVPIWISDYVLASYGTGAVMAVPAHDDRDYAFATKFGLPINPVIEGGNIEKEAFTGNGKHFNSEFLDDLDNEEAKKRMIEWLEDHNCGKKKVNYKLRDWDFSRQRYWGEPIPVIHWEDGTTSLVPEDQLPLRLPHATDIKPSGTPESPLANLTDWVDVVDENGRKGKRETNTMPNWAGSSWYYLRYVDPHNDKELADYDLLKKWLPVDLYIGGAEHAVRHLLYARFWHKVLYDLGVVPTKEPFQRLYNQGLILKNHEKMSKSKGNVVNPDDVIDEYGADSLRMYEMFMGPLDASIDWDDNGPASTKKFLDRVWRLFVNDLDLKAIPQERIVDENDGTLDKVYAETVKKVTEDFDALHFNTAISQMMVFMNAAQKAKTIPREYAEGFVKLLAPVAPHMMEEIWQVFGHDESITYAKWPTYDPAKLVESTVEIMVQVNGKLRGKFQAPKDADRDDVQKQAMEIEHVKKFLEGKDVKKVIVVPNKIVNIVAK; the protein is encoded by the coding sequence TTGTATAACCACAAAGTAATTGAAAAGAAATGGCAAGATTATTGGGCAAAGCACGATACTTTTAAGACAGGCACTGACCCTGATAAGAAGAATTATTATGCATTGGATATGTTCCCATTCCCATCTGGCAAGGGACTTCACGTAGGTCACCCAGAAGGATATACTGCAACTGATATCGTTTCAAGAATGAAGCGTGCACAAGGCTATAATGTGCTTCACCCAATGGGCTGGGATGCATTTGGTTTACCAACTGAACAATATGCGTTAAAGACTGGCGAAGATCCAGAAGTTGTTACTAAGAACAATATTGCTAACTTTAAGCGTCAATTGAATAAATTGGGTTTCTCATATGATTGGGACCGTGAAGTAACCACCTCAGATCCAAATTACTACAAGTGGACGCAATGGGTTTTTGAACAAATGTACAAAAAGGGCTTGGCATATGAAGCTGAAGTTCCTGTTAACTGGTCACCAGATTTAGGTACTGTTGTGGCTAATGAAGAAGTTATTGATGGTAAAACCGAGCGCGGTGGCTACCCAGTATATCGTAAGAATATGCGTCAATGGATGCTTAAGATGACCGCATATGCCGATCGCTTGTTGGAAGATCTCGATGACTTAGATTGGCCAGAACCAGTTAAGGAAATGCAGCGTAACTGGATCGGTCGTTCGGAAGGTGCACAAGTTACTTTTAAGGTAAAGGATAGTGACAAGACTTTTGATGTCTTTACCACTCGTCCAGATACTTTGTTTGGTTGTTCTTACACTGTTCTTGCTCCAGAAAGTAAATTAGTGCAAGAAATTACGACCCCTGAACAAAAAGAAGCAGTTGATGCTTATATTAAGAAGATTGAATCAAAATCTGACCTTGAGAGAACTGATCTTAATAAGGATAAAACTGGTGTCTTCACTGGGGCTTATGCAATTAACCCAGTAAATGGTAAAGAAGTTCCAATTTGGATTTCTGACTATGTTTTAGCAAGTTACGGCACTGGTGCCGTAATGGCTGTTCCAGCTCATGATGATCGTGATTATGCTTTTGCAACTAAGTTTGGTTTGCCAATTAATCCAGTTATTGAAGGCGGCAATATTGAAAAGGAAGCCTTCACCGGCAATGGCAAGCACTTTAATTCTGAATTCTTAGATGACTTAGACAACGAAGAAGCCAAGAAGCGCATGATTGAATGGCTTGAGGACCATAACTGCGGTAAGAAGAAGGTCAACTACAAGTTGCGTGATTGGGACTTCTCTCGTCAACGCTACTGGGGTGAACCAATTCCAGTAATCCACTGGGAAGATGGTACGACTTCACTTGTACCAGAAGATCAATTGCCACTTCGCTTGCCACATGCAACTGACATTAAGCCATCCGGTACGCCAGAAAGTCCACTTGCTAACTTGACTGACTGGGTAGATGTTGTTGACGAAAACGGTAGAAAAGGTAAGCGTGAAACCAACACGATGCCTAACTGGGCTGGTTCTAGCTGGTACTACTTGCGTTACGTTGATCCACATAATGATAAGGAATTAGCTGACTACGATTTGCTTAAAAAGTGGCTTCCAGTTGACTTGTACATTGGTGGGGCAGAACACGCAGTACGTCACCTACTTTATGCAAGATTCTGGCACAAGGTTCTTTATGACTTGGGTGTTGTTCCAACCAAGGAACCATTCCAAAGACTGTACAATCAAGGTCTAATCTTGAAGAACCATGAAAAGATGTCTAAGTCAAAGGGTAACGTTGTTAACCCAGATGATGTGATTGACGAATACGGTGCTGACTCACTTAGAATGTACGAAATGTTCATGGGCCCACTTGATGCTTCAATCGACTGGGATGACAATGGTCCAGCTTCAACTAAGAAGTTCTTAGATCGTGTATGGCGTTTGTTTGTGAATGATCTTGATCTTAAGGCAATTCCACAAGAAAGAATCGTTGACGAAAACGATGGTACGCTTGATAAAGTTTATGCTGAGACAGTCAAGAAGGTTACCGAAGACTTCGATGCACTCCACTTTAACACTGCAATTAGTCAAATGATGGTCTTCATGAATGCGGCTCAAAAGGCTAAGACTATTCCACGGGAATACGCAGAAGGCTTTGTTAAGCTTTTGGCTCCAGTTGCACCACATATGATGGAAGAAATTTGGCAAGTCTTTGGTCATGATGAATCAATTACTTATGCTAAGTGGCCAACTTACGATCCAGCTAAGCTAGTTGAATCAACTGTAGAAATTATGGTTCAAGTTAACGGTAAGCTCCGTGGCAAGTTCCAAGCTCCTAAGGACGCCGATCGCGATGACGTGCAAAAACAAGCTATGGAAATTGAACACGTTAAGAAGTTCTTAGAAGGTAAAGACGTCAAGAAGGTTATTGTCGTTCCAAACAAGATCGTTAATATCGTTGCTAAATAA
- a CDS encoding putative polysaccharide biosynthesis protein, with amino-acid sequence MEEENNLNSKDTQNTFLKGSAWMTFGSIASRILGALYIIPWYAWMGSYGNIANALTARSYNIYTIFILISTAGIPGAIAKQVAKYNALNEYGIGRKLFRKGLILMSILGIVSAAIMYFASPLLASNGSQSDPRQVAVMRSLSYAILIIPILSIMRGYFQGYADMMPSAMSQFVEQFARVVWMLLTAFVIMQIQHGSYVHAVIQSNLAAAIGALFGIGLLIWFLFSRRNQLNYLVEHSNNRIHVSTTELFMEIIEQAIPFIIIDSGITLFSLVDQYTFHPMIASLVHASSDTIEDWYALFGLNANKLIMIIVSLASAMAVTAIPLLSAAHTRGDYKSISKQIANTMDLFLFVMIPAAFGMAAISRPIYTVFYGPDLLGSNVLYLSSFTAISLGLFTVLMAILQGLSENGLAIKYLVLGLILKGILQYPMIFLFKVYGPLVATNLGLLIIVALSLKHLEVQYDFNLNRTSRRLAGVTAFSIGMFLVVKLCEMGLGKFLNPDHRFTALVLVIVAVGAGIVFYGLVTLKTGLAQSVLGSKVESILVRLHMDK; translated from the coding sequence ATGGAAGAAGAAAATAACTTAAATAGCAAAGATACACAAAATACTTTTCTAAAAGGTTCCGCTTGGATGACCTTTGGCTCAATTGCCTCGAGAATTTTGGGTGCTTTGTATATTATTCCGTGGTATGCCTGGATGGGCTCCTACGGCAATATTGCCAATGCTTTGACTGCGCGTAGTTATAACATTTATACAATTTTTATCTTAATCTCGACAGCCGGAATTCCAGGAGCAATTGCTAAGCAGGTAGCCAAGTATAATGCACTAAACGAATATGGGATTGGCCGTAAGTTGTTTCGTAAAGGCTTAATTTTAATGTCCATCTTGGGGATCGTATCTGCTGCAATTATGTATTTTGCTTCGCCGCTATTAGCATCTAATGGTAGTCAAAGTGATCCGAGGCAGGTTGCGGTTATGCGCAGCCTATCTTATGCGATCTTGATTATTCCTATCTTAAGTATTATGCGAGGATACTTCCAAGGATATGCCGATATGATGCCGAGTGCGATGTCACAGTTTGTTGAACAATTTGCCCGGGTGGTCTGGATGCTCTTAACTGCATTTGTGATTATGCAAATTCAACATGGCTCATATGTGCATGCAGTTATTCAATCCAACTTGGCCGCTGCGATTGGGGCGCTATTTGGAATTGGTTTGCTGATATGGTTTCTATTTTCGCGCAGAAATCAATTGAATTATCTAGTTGAACATTCAAATAATAGAATCCATGTTTCTACGACTGAATTATTCATGGAAATTATTGAACAGGCTATTCCTTTTATTATTATTGATTCAGGAATTACCTTGTTCTCGTTGGTTGATCAGTATACGTTCCACCCAATGATTGCAAGCCTAGTTCACGCTAGTTCAGATACAATTGAAGATTGGTATGCCTTGTTTGGCTTGAATGCTAATAAATTGATTATGATTATTGTCTCTTTGGCAAGTGCGATGGCAGTAACGGCGATTCCGCTATTATCGGCTGCGCATACTAGGGGAGACTATAAGAGCATTTCAAAGCAGATTGCTAACACGATGGATTTGTTTTTATTTGTAATGATTCCAGCCGCTTTTGGAATGGCCGCCATTAGTAGACCCATTTATACAGTTTTCTATGGCCCAGATCTATTGGGGAGCAACGTATTATATCTGTCGTCATTTACCGCGATTAGTTTAGGATTATTTACGGTGTTGATGGCGATTTTGCAAGGTCTTTCAGAAAATGGGCTGGCTATTAAGTACTTGGTTCTAGGATTGATTTTAAAAGGGATCCTGCAATATCCAATGATTTTCCTATTTAAGGTATATGGTCCACTAGTTGCTACTAATTTAGGTTTATTAATTATTGTGGCACTTTCTTTAAAACATTTGGAAGTGCAGTATGATTTTAATTTGAATCGAACTAGTAGGAGATTAGCTGGAGTTACCGCATTTTCAATTGGTATGTTCCTTGTAGTTAAATTGTGTGAAATGGGACTAGGCAAGTTCCTTAATCCTGATCATAGATTTACTGCATTGGTGCTAGTAATTGTAGCTGTAGGTGCTGGGATTGTCTTTTATGGCTTGGTGACATTGAAGACAGGGTTAGCAC